In the Rhea pennata isolate bPtePen1 chromosome 4, bPtePen1.pri, whole genome shotgun sequence genome, CGGACACGCCCCCCCGACCCCCCGCACACGacccccgcccgcgccgcccccgctccccgccgctgcTCCGCTCGCGCCGCTctcgccgcccccgcgccgcgccgctccgcccgcgctgcccgacGAGCCTCTCGCCAAGCGCCCAGGCCCCGCGCGCAGCTCCCCGCGtctccgcggccgcgggcggcagcACCCGAGCACCGCGGCCCCTCGCGGCAGAAGGGGCCCCGGGCTCGGCGagcgcggctccgcgctgcgGCCCGCAACCTTCGCTGCGCCGCAGCCCTCGGCAAGCGGGAGCCGCTGACCTGGAAGGGCTGGTGACGAAAGGCGCGAGGTTTGGGCTTCTGCCAGGACGCGCCCGGTCCCGCCCGGGGGCTCTCCGCGCACGGTCGCCCCGAggccgggctgcagcgcggggcaccgcggcgccaggcggcggccgcagcTCCCGCCCGGGCAGCGTGTGCGAGCGCCGGGCGCGGAGGAGCCCCCTGCCCGGGCGCGACCCCCGAGGGGCCGCTGCGGGAAAACGCTTCCCGtcggcggccgggcagcgccggggcgcgtCTCCCCCGCCGCGGTAAgtccggggcgggcggcagcagctccccgcTACCGCCccctgcccggcgccggggccgcccccgaCGCccaaccccgcccgcccccgaCGCCCGGTGCCGCCCCcagcccgggccgccccccgccctTCCCTCCCGGCCCCTTTCGCCCGGagccgcccccagcccggcaCCGCCCCTCGCTCTCCTCTCCCGCCCCCCGACGCCCGCCCCCACCCCTCGACCGCGCCGCACCGCCGCTGCAGCCGGCAGCACCGGTCAGGCGGCAGCCGCGCCGGGAAGCGGCTCCGGGGAGCGGCGGGCACagggcccgggcgccgcgccggccccgcgcgggagCCTCGGCGCCCGCGGGAGCTGCGCGGAGCCTCGGGTGAGCAggcggagccgcggccgggcacggcaaagccccggcgggcgggcggacgggcgggcgggaggctcggcggggccgaggccgtgcggggagccggggccggggctcggcaGCATCTGCCGGCCGCTGCGGCAGCAGCTCGGGCGGCGCTTGGGGGCGGCCGGAGggtgccgggggctgcgcgggaagctgcgcggagcggcgccgggccgggagctgctgccgctgccgcgacGGCGCcgaggcgcgggcggggggcgcgggcggcggagcggcgccgggccggggcggcggcggggccggggctgccggggccaaGGCGGCTCGGGCCGCTGCCGCCTGCGCTCGGAGAAGCGCTGCAAAAGCTCCTCGTGCTTCTGGCCGGGGGGGAAACGTTTTTTTCGTCTCTCTTTTTCCCAGAAAGGTTTTGAGAGCGGGAGAGCCGCAGCGCAGAGGGGCGACGGGAGGTTCgtttcccccctctcctgcccccgaCGACGGCTGCCGCTCCCAagccgggagcagcgggcgaTGCAGCCGAGGGCCGTGCCGCCCGTGCGAGAGCCCTGGAGGCGCTGGAGAACCGGGCGCGCAGGAGCCTCCTGAAGCTCGGCAGAGGCAagtgcggggccccgcggcccggggggAGCAAGGCCGCGCAGCAGCACGGGCCGGGGTCGCCCCGCTGCAGAGCGGCCGTGCCGAGAGGGGCCTGGGAGCGCTGCTGGACGGCGAGGCGCCCCGTGTGCGAGAAGGCCGAGGGTGTCGTGGGGGCCCTGGGAGGAGCGTGGCCAGCGGGCCGAGGGGGGTGACCCTGCCGCTCTGTGAGGCCCTGGGGaggccccgccgggagccctgcgtccggttctgggctctTCTCGTTGGCCTTCTCGAGTCCCCCTGACACCTCAAGGGCACGGTGTCGGGGGCGTGGGGCCGGACTCTCTTTCAGGGGTGCCGAGCGACAGCACGCGAGGCGACGGGCACAAACGGAAAGCCAGGAAGCTCCCGCTGAACGCGAGGAAGAAGCTGTGTGCCGCGAGGgggacggagcactggagcagcttGCCCGGAGAGGcggcggagtctccttctccggaggcaaagcccgcctggacgcGAGCCTGGGCACCGTGCTCGAGGCAacgctgctggagcagggggcttggactagacgGTCTCCAGAGGCACCTCCAGCCCTCCGCCCTCCTGTGGTGCTGCAGGACGACTGCGCCCGCCTCCCTCTGCCGGGCTCTGGGCCCCCTCGGTGACCCAGCCGGGAGCTCGGCGCGggctcctccaggcccagctcctTCCAGCCACCCTGGGCACTGGCAGGGCCGTAAATCAATCACTGTCACAACTTGCACATTCATGCCAGCGTTTATTATTGCAAACACATGGAGCAATTAGTTTATTAACAGTGTAAATGTGTGGAATAAACCTTGAGTCTTGCACAAGCACTGAATAAACACTGGAACCGGCGGACGGCCTCTGCTCgcctttcctcccccaaaagCGCCTTTCGCCCCAGAAACTATCTCAGACGCGAAGTTCGGCCTGGTGCATGCCGGCCTCCCTGGCCTCGGGGCACGCGCGGACGGACCCCCACCTCCGGTGAGGGTCCGCGggccccc is a window encoding:
- the LOC134140122 gene encoding collagen alpha-1(I) chain-like, which encodes MADPDTPPRPPAHDPRPRRPRSPPLLRSRRSRRPRAAPLRPRCPTSLSPSAQAPRAAPRVSAAAGGSTRAPRPLAAEGAPGSASAAPRCGPQPSLRRSPRQAGAADLEGLVTKGARFGLLPGRARSRPGALRARSPRGRAAARGTAAPGGGRSSRPGSVCERRARRSPLPGRDPRGAAAGKRFPSAAGQRRGASPPPRKVLRAGEPQRRGATGGSFPPSPAPDDGCRSQAGSSGRCSRGPCRPCESPGGAGEPGAQEPPEARQRQVRGPAARGEQGRAAARAGVAPLQSGRAERGLGALLDGEAPRVREGRGCRGGPGRSVASGPRGVTLPLCEALGRPRREPCVRFWALLVGLLESP